ccaatctaaacctagtttttcagtttgaagccatttccccttcaATATCAGTTTCAGGGGATTGATGTGGCAGCTCTATATCCTATTTAGGAGGTAGATGCTCATATTTGGGCTGTCTGACCAGCACAGCCCAACCCCCATTGGGAACAGGATGTGCTCCTGCTTCAGAAAGAACCTGTCCCCACAGTACTGAGCTGTGCAGACATGCCTGCTATGTGctacaaaacacagaatttaagTTTGACAAAAACTCTAAATTTCAGAGTCTATTGCAAGCCCAAATTATCTGCAGAATGACtttcagaaatatatatttataattttgatttaaaaacagTCTTTGCAAAAACCCTCTTGCATATGTGTACAACTCCTATGAAGCATGGTTTTAGTTTTCTGAAGGCTTGTTAAATGCCACTCAATAtcctttgatttcattttgtgCTTTATGCCACTTAACCATCTGTTCATACTTCCACCTCAACATTTGGAGGAACATTTTCATATTGATTCTTAAAGAAGCCCTTCCCCTCAAGACCACAAGACATGCTTTTCCAAAATATCCTTTACCCCAGACAAGGAGGTGGATGCCAACTGAAACAACACTTTCAGGAGGCCAGGAATTAGTGACCTTGTGGGtcacttccaactcagaatattccatgattctactTTTACCTTAGAAATACATGCATGAGGTGCATTCCACTGTATGACTGCACAGTCTCTTACctgaacaaacagcagcagtagcagcatAAATCAccagcccccagcaccccaTCTGAACCCCAGCATTGTAGGCATGCAGCTCAGTCGAGTTTGAAGGGGCCTGCAACAGACACAAACACCAACACCGCTTTGTTGTACTGAGCACATCTCAGAAATGAGGGACTCTGAGCAGGCCTGCCCATGGGAACTGCTCTCCTACCTTTGGATCGCCCTGGAAGATGACCTGTCCCATGAAATCTGTATAGAACACAGCTTCAGCAATGATGGAAAACCAAGTCAGGAGGTGGCAGACgcacagcctcagcagctccttgggCATCTTTAGCATCGACAGCCACAACAGTCTGACAGTGGTTTCGGTCTCGCCCTCTTCGCTCTCCGTGTCCCCGCTGGAGTTGGTGGTGCCGCTCTGGTTGCGGTGCCGGCAGCGCTGCCGCTGCCGTTTCTGCATGTCGTAGATGTCGTTCATGCTGCGCGAGGACTTGATCAGGACGATGGCGTTGGCCCGGCGAAAGCGGTACCGGTGGGAGCCGATCTTGCCGTAGTAGGAGAAGGTGTAGGACGGCTGCCGGTAGAACATGTGCCTCCGCCGTCGCATGGAGTTGGAAGTGCTGGATTGCTTCATGCCTATTCTGGTGTGCCCGTTGAGGAACTCTTTTGGTAGGGAGCCGTTGATGTTTGGGATTTTATCTTCATTTACACGATTATCAAGCaacatttcctcctccttctcatTCTCCCTGAGGAAAGCAGACAGGTGGTTGAGTTTGGACTTCATGATCTCTTGGCTTGTGTTGTGGGGAGTGTTTGGATATGAAGCATCCTGAAAAATGGAGGGTTCGATGTcatgcaggaaaagcagctccgATTCAATTTCCAATGTGGCATCGGGCATGTGCAGAACTGAGTCACTCTTGCTTCTCACAATGTTCACCTCAAGGAACTCCATATTGAGGTCATGCTCCGACTGAACCTCATCATGGAACATGGAAGCTCCATAGGGCTCTTCCTCACTAATTACATTCAGCCGGTTCAGAGGGGGGAGACTGCCACTGAATTTGGCACTGGAAAGTGTATCTCCTTCATCATCGATCCTATCCTGCTGAGGGTTATATTGCTCTTCTTCAATGCTAAAAAGGTGGAGAGCAACggagacagagaaaataatggctgcgaagaaaaaaaggacttgCTCTTGAGATTTAAAAATGCTACCCAAGAAGGTCTGTGTCCAGTCCAGCCCTCCTAGCATATAACCAATTGCTCCTCCAAGAcctgtgaagagaaaaaagtgagaaGTGAGTTCAGGAAAAATCAATTCAGCCACAATCTGGTCTTCAATAAGACTGAACAGCTGCCAAAAACATCTCAGCTAACTCCCTACCAGCTGAAAATGCATGGATGTTCAGGGCCATGTCTTGTTCTTCACTGTCCACCACATCCAACAAGTAGGCCCGAATTGGCCCTTCGGTTGCATCAGCGCAGAAGTCCAACACCACAACCCCAAGCACCGTGAGAACTATTCCAATGGGCTGCTTGTCCGGGACATCACCAATAGCCAGACCTGGGGAGAAATGGGAGAGGTATCTGAGCATCTCATTTAAAAAGGGCAAACTCCTAAGAACAAGCTTAATACCTTAAGAGAGAGGTGGCCAACATACTGCAAACATTCCTTTATGGAGCAAAATGGCAATTTCAGCTCTTTGGCACAGCATCATGGAAGGTCTAGGACAAGGATGGTTTTCATGTTCTTAAGACGGACATTTATCAAAATGT
The sequence above is drawn from the Parus major isolate Abel chromosome 2, Parus_major1.1, whole genome shotgun sequence genome and encodes:
- the SLC45A4 gene encoding solute carrier family 45 member 4: MVMKMAPQNADSESMQVQDLPVAQLQKPENKENESREETISEGSIDRIPIRLWVMHGAVMFGREFCYAMETALVTPVLLQIGLPEQYYSLTWFLSPILGLIFTPLIGSASDRCTLSWGRRRPFILALCIGVLFGVALFLNGSVIGLAIGDVPDKQPIGIVLTVLGVVVLDFCADATEGPIRAYLLDVVDSEEQDMALNIHAFSAGLGGAIGYMLGGLDWTQTFLGSIFKSQEQVLFFFAAIIFSVSVALHLFSIEEEQYNPQQDRIDDEGDTLSSAKFSGSLPPLNRLNVISEEEPYGASMFHDEVQSEHDLNMEFLEVNIVRSKSDSVLHMPDATLEIESELLFLHDIEPSIFQDASYPNTPHNTSQEIMKSKLNHLSAFLRENEKEEEMLLDNRVNEDKIPNINGSLPKEFLNGHTRIGMKQSSTSNSMRRRRHMFYRQPSYTFSYYGKIGSHRYRFRRANAIVLIKSSRSMNDIYDMQKRQRQRCRHRNQSGTTNSSGDTESEEGETETTVRLLWLSMLKMPKELLRLCVCHLLTWFSIIAEAVFYTDFMGQVIFQGDPKAPSNSTELHAYNAGVQMGCWGLVIYAATAAVCSALLQKYLDNYDLSIKVIYILGTLGFSLGTAVMAMFPNVYVTMIMISTMGIVSMSISYCPYALLGQYHEIKQYIHHSPGNSKRGFGIDCAILSCQVYISQILVASALGGVVDVVGTVRVIPMVASVGSFLGFLTATFLVIYPEVNEEPKEEQKGLGPPETAEGSGAGVEKPTVLKLTRKGATAAEPEGESAV